One genomic segment of Hordeum vulgare subsp. vulgare chromosome 2H, MorexV3_pseudomolecules_assembly, whole genome shotgun sequence includes these proteins:
- the LOC123424409 gene encoding stress-response A/B barrel domain-containing protein HS1-like has product MAAGNGGVVKHLVIVQFKEGVTPERLSGLISGYAGLVDKVPSMKAFHWGTDVSIENMHQGFTHVFESTFESTEGVKEYVYHPAHVEFANDFLASTEKVLIIDFKPSAAN; this is encoded by the exons ATGGCTGCCGGGAACGGCGGCGTGGTGAAGCACCTCGTCATCGTGCAGTTCAAGGAGGGCGTGACGCCGGAGCGGCTGTCCGGGCTCATCAGCGGCTACGCCGGCCTCGTCGACAAGGTCCCCTCCATGAAGGCCTTCCACTG GGGAACCGATGTGAGCATAGAGAACATGCATCAGGGGTTCACACACGTCTTCGAGTCCACTTTCGAAAGCACCGAGGGAGTCAAGGAGTACGtttaccacccagcacacgtagagTTTGCAAATGATTTCTTGGCTTCAACGGAGAAAGTCCTCATAATCGACTTCAAGCCGTCAGCGGCCAACTAA
- the LOC123424408 gene encoding uncharacterized protein LOC123424408 isoform X1: MASTTSSSLGAILQRFPLLAPRPASRRPPTTRRAVANKISCIGWDPEGILAPPQPGHIARLEFRRRLDSDADARAAFDLQVKEEQERRRKEREARVIPETDAGLVEFFLDTDAREIEIEIGRLRPRLNKAFFDHIQREIAQIKFAVTRTAANEDRLIELEAMQKVIGEGVEAYDKLQNDLVTAKERLTNILQSKDRKKTLLDMVERNELNMSILTLLDENIGSAKASNQEEAVAFMEDVRSSMLKYITV; the protein is encoded by the exons ATGgcgtccaccacctcctcctccctcggcGCCATCCTCCAGCGCTTCCCGCTCCTGGCGCCCCGCCCCGCCTCCCGCCGGCCCCCCACCACCCGCCGCGCCGTCGCCAACAAGATCTCCTGCATCGGATGG GACCCGGAGGGCATCCTGGCGCCGCCGCAGCCGGGCCACATCGCGCGGCTCGAGTTCCGGCGCAGGCTCGACAGCGACGCCGACGCGCGCGCCGCCTTCGACCTCCAGGtcaaggaggagcaggagcgcCGCCGCAAGGAGCGCGAG GCGCGGGTGATACCTGAGACGGACGCCGGGCTGGTGGAGTTCTTCCTCGACACGGACGCGCGGGAGATCGAGATCGAGATCGGCAGGCTCCGCCCCAGGCTCAACAAGGCCTTCTTCGACCACATCCAGCGGGAGATCGCGCAGATCAAGTTCGCCGTCACCCGAACTGCG GCAAACGAAGACAGGCTGATCGAGCTGGAAGCGATGCAGAAGGTCATCGGCGAGGGAGTCG AGGCCTACGACAAGCTGCAAAACGACCTCGTGACGGCCAAGGAGCGGCTGACCAACATCCTGCAATCCAAAGATAGGAAGAAAACA CTGCTCGACATGGTCGAACGGAACGAGCTCAACATGTCCATATTGACGCTTCTCGACGAGAACATAGGGAGCGCCAAGGCGAGTAACCAG GAGGAAGCTGTGGCTTTCATGGAGGATGTGCGCTCATCTATGTTGAAATACATAACAGTATAA
- the LOC123424408 gene encoding subtilisin-like protease SBT5.3 isoform X2 has protein sequence MGRGAGRVVLLALALLLVVRATPASAAPKSYLVMASQRPASWSALLTPITSQFRIFYIFDSINGIALRIDNVFVSALKLLPGVAVIEDKLYEVRTTHSWGFLGLEGLDGEPIDVWKNDVDFGEGVIIANVDTGVSPISASFRDDGSLPKPDRWRGGCQQGYSGCNNKLVGARVFNEGIKLLSKQLNETEVNSPWDHDGHGTHTLSTAGGAFVPNAGAFGRGTGTAKGGSPRAHVASYKACFTTGCSSLDILMAILTAVEDGVHVLSLSVGSPASDYVADTIAIGTAYAVTQSVVVVAAGGNDGPAAGSISNVAPWMLTVGASTMDRLFPADVIIGTKTIKGQSLSNSTSQPCVMISGEKANAAGQSAANSALCLPGSLDPAKVSGKIVVCTRGGSNGRVAKGQVVKDAGGVGMVLCNDAASGDNVIADPHIIPAAHCSYSKCLEILSYIQSTGSPVGEIKTKDEEVGVEPSPVMAAFSSRGPNTITPQILKPDIIAPGVSVIAAYSEEVSPTGLDSDHRRVPYMVESGTSMSCPHVAGIAGLLRKKYPKWNPNMVYSAIMTTATRLANDDAGIRDETGGAATPFSYGSGHVNPVRALDPGLVYDTTIHDYANFICSMRPTDTQGLLPVPLPLGLEELWTLLIRMFRGADSDPFKCSKDNNHPEDLNYPSISAPCLPTSGSFTVKRRVKNVGGGAASYTVRITQPAGVTVTVNPSTLSFDGKNPEEEKHFMDPEGILAPPQPGHIARLEFRRRLDSDADARAAFDLQVKEEQERRRKEREARVIPETDAGLVEFFLDTDAREIEIEIGRLRPRLNKAFFDHIQREIAQIKFAVTRTAANEDRLIELEAMQKVIGEGVEAYDKLQNDLVTAKERLTNILQSKDRKKTLLDMVERNELNMSILTLLDENIGSAKASNQEEAVAFMEDVRSSMLKYITV, from the exons ATGGGGAGAGGAGCCGGCCGCGTTGTGCTGCTCGCCCTGGCGCTCCTCCTCGTGGTGCGCGCCACGCCGGCGTCGGCTGCCCCCAAG TCTTACTTGGTGATGGCCAGCCAGCGGCCGGCCTCTTGGTCCGCTCTGCTCACTCCAATCACCAGCCA GTTCCGGATATTCTACATCTTCGATTCCATCAATGGAATCGCATTGCGGATCGACAACGTTTTCGTATCAGCCCTCAAGC TGCTCCCAGGGGTGGCCGTGATCGAAGACAAGCTTTACGAGGTTCGGACGACGCACTCGTGGGGTTTCCTCGGGCTGGAGGGCCTAGACGGTGAGCCGATTGACGTATGGAAGAACGATGTCGACTTCGGCGAGGGGGTCATCATCGCCAACGTCGACACAG GTGTATCGCCAATATCTGCAAGTTTCAGGGACGACGGCAGCTTGCCCAAACCGGATCGCTGGCGCGGTGGATGCCAACAAGGTTACTCTGGCTGCAACAA CAAGTTGGTCGGTGCGAGGGTTTTCAACGAGGGCATCAAGTTGTTGAGCAAGCAGCTGAACGAGACCGAGGTAAACTCGCCATGGGACCACGATGGGCACGGTACGCACACGCTATCCACGGCTGGCGGCGCCTTCGTGCCCAACGCCGGCGCCTTTGGCCGCGGAACGGGCACGGCCAAGGGCGGTTCGCCGAGGGCGCATGTGGCCTCGTACAAGGCGTGCTTCACCACAGGGTGCTCCAGTCTGGACATCCTCATGGCCATACTCACGGCGGTGGAGGACGGCGTGCATGTGCTCTCGCTCTCCGTCGGCTCCCCCGCCTCCGACTATGTCGCCGACACCATTGCCATAGGAACGGCCTATGCTGTCACCCAGTCGGTCGTCGTCGTGGCAGCTGGTGGCAACGATGGCCCGGCGGCAGGCTCCATCAGCAATGTGGCTCCGTGGATGCTCACCGTGGGTGCGAGCACCATGGATAGACTGTTCCCCGCAGATGTCATCATCGGCACAAAAACTATCAAG GGACAAAGTCTATCAAACAGCACCAGCCAGCCATGTGTGATGATCAGCGGGGAGAAGGCCAATGCTGCAGGCCAGTCCGCAGCCAACTC GGCGTTGTGCTTGCCTGGTTCCCTGGACCCGGCCAAGGTGAGCGGCAAGATAGTCGTGTGCACCAGAGGAGGATCCAACGGCCGAGTCGCCAAGGGGCAGGTGGTGAAGGACGCCGGCGGCGTGGGCATGGTCCTCTGCAACGATGCCGCCAGCGGGGACAACGTCATCGCCGACCCGCATATCATCCCGGCCGCTCACTGCTCCTACTCCAAGTGCTTGGAGATCTTGAGCTACATCCAGTCTACTGG ATCACCAGTGGGTGAGATCAAGACGAAGGACGAAGAGGTGGGTGTGGAGCCATCGCCGGTGATGGCGGCCTTCTCATCCCGTGGGCCCAACACCATCACCCCTCAGATCCTCAAGCCCGACATCATTGCGCCAGGTGTGAGCGTGATCGCCGCGTACAGCGAGGAGGTCTCGCCGACGGGCCTGGATTCGGACCACCGTCGTGTCCCGTACATGGTAGAGTCTGGCACATCGATGTCGTGCCCTCACGTGGCAGGCATAGCCGGCCTTCTCAGGAAGAAGTACCCGAAATGGAACCCAAACATGGTCTATTCCGCAATCATGACCACCG CCACCAGGTTAGCCAACGACGACGCCGGGATCCGGGACGAGACCGGTGGTGCCGCTACGCCATTCAGCTACGGCTCGGGTCACGTGAACCCGGTCAGGGCCCTGGACCCGGGCCTGGTGTACGACACCACGATACACGACTATGCCAACTTCATATGCTCCATGAGGCCCACCGATACCCAGGGCCTGCTCCCGGTCCCCCTCCCTCTCGGACTTGAGGAACTCTGGACCCTGCTCATCCGCATGTTCCGCGGTGCCGACTCTGACCCGTTCAAGTGCAGCAAGGACAACAACCACCCCGAGGACCTCAACTATCCGTCCATCTCCGCGCCCTGCCTGCCCACCTCCGGCAGCTTCACTGTGAAGCGTAGGGTGAAGAAcgtgggtggcggggcggcgtcaTACACCGTCCGCATCACGCAACCAGCCGGGGTGACGGTCACTGTAAACCCTAGCACATTGAGCTTTGACGGTAAGAATCCAGAGGAGGAGAAACACTTCATG GACCCGGAGGGCATCCTGGCGCCGCCGCAGCCGGGCCACATCGCGCGGCTCGAGTTCCGGCGCAGGCTCGACAGCGACGCCGACGCGCGCGCCGCCTTCGACCTCCAGGtcaaggaggagcaggagcgcCGCCGCAAGGAGCGCGAG GCGCGGGTGATACCTGAGACGGACGCCGGGCTGGTGGAGTTCTTCCTCGACACGGACGCGCGGGAGATCGAGATCGAGATCGGCAGGCTCCGCCCCAGGCTCAACAAGGCCTTCTTCGACCACATCCAGCGGGAGATCGCGCAGATCAAGTTCGCCGTCACCCGAACTGCG GCAAACGAAGACAGGCTGATCGAGCTGGAAGCGATGCAGAAGGTCATCGGCGAGGGAGTCG AGGCCTACGACAAGCTGCAAAACGACCTCGTGACGGCCAAGGAGCGGCTGACCAACATCCTGCAATCCAAAGATAGGAAGAAAACA CTGCTCGACATGGTCGAACGGAACGAGCTCAACATGTCCATATTGACGCTTCTCGACGAGAACATAGGGAGCGCCAAGGCGAGTAACCAG GAGGAAGCTGTGGCTTTCATGGAGGATGTGCGCTCATCTATGTTGAAATACATAACAGTATAA
- the LOC123429143 gene encoding subtilisin-like protease SBT5.4 has protein sequence MGRGAGRALPLLLAVALLLAVHTTPASALTKSYLVMASQRPASWSALLTPITSQFRIFYTFEQINGIGLQINIDFVPALKLLPGVLVIQDKLREVQTTHSWRFLGLEGSDGRPINEWENVANFGEGVIIANVDTGVSPTSASFRDDGSLPKPSRWNGGCQGYSGCNNKLIGARLFNEGMKAMSAEEGGVNRQQLNETDLNSPWDFVGHGTHTLSTAGGNLVPGVGAFGRGTGTAKGGSPRAHVASYKACFEAGCSDLDILMAILTAVADGVHVLSLSLGAPAADYVSDVMAIGTAYAVTQLVVVVAAAGNSGPAAGSVSNVAPWMLTVGASTMDRIFPADIVIGAKTITGQSLSNSTLPANQPIAMISGENANAAGQSVASSVSCLPGSLDPAKVAGKIVVCTGSRGRGAKGQVVKQAGGVGMVLCNDAASGASIITDPHIVPTAHCSYSQCQEIFNYLQSTGSPSGYIKTRDAEVGVKPSPMMAAFSSRGPNTITPQILKPDITAPGVGVIAAVSEEVSPTGLLSDGRRVPYGVMTGTSMACPHVAGIAGLLRARYPKWNPNMIYSAIMTTASRGANDYNAIRDETGGAATPFSYGSGHVNPARALDPGLVYDTTTHDYANFICSMKPTNTHGQLPVSLPLPLEELSTLLIGMFDGTDSNPFECSKGINRPEDLNYPSISVACLPRSGSAVTVKRRVKNVGGGAVTYRVSVTQPAGVKVSVNPNTLSFSGKIEEEKHFTVTLLVYDATTAADYVFGGMEWLDGNHRVWSPIVATTKCV, from the exons ATGGGGAGAGGAGCTGGCCGCGCTCTGCCTCTGCTGCTCGCCGTGGCGCTCCTCCTCGCGGTGCACACCACGCCGGCGTCGGCTCTCACCAAG TCTTACTTGGTGATGGCCAGCCAGCGGCCGGCCTCTTGGTCCGCTCTGCTCACTCCAATCACCAGCCA GTTCCGGATATTCTACACCTTCGAACAAATCAACGGGATCGGGCTGCAGATCAACATCGACTTCGTACCAGCCCTCAAAC TGCTCCCAGGGGTACTGGTGATCCAAGACAAGCTCCGCGAGGTCCAAACGACCCACTCGTGGAGGTTCCTCGGGCTTGAGGGTTCAGACGGCAGGCCGATCAACGAGTGGGAAAACGTTGCCAACTTCGGCGAGGGAGTCATCATCGCCAATGTCGACACGG GCGTATCACCCACATCTGCAAGCTTCAGGGACGACGGTAGCTTGCCCAAACCGTCTCGCTGGAACGGTGGATGCCAAGGCTACTCCGGCTGCAACAA CAAGTTGATCGGCGCGAGGCTGTTCAACGAGGGCATGAAGGCGATGAGCGCGGAGGAGGGAGGCGTCAACAGGCAGCAGCTGAACGAGACCGATCTGAACTCGCCGTGGGACTTCGTGGGGCACGGCACGCACACGCTGTCCACGGCGGGGGGCAACCTCGTCCCCGGCGTCGGCGCCTTCGGCCGCGGGACGGGCACGGCCAAGGGCGGCTCGCCGCGGGCGCACGTGGCCTCGTACAAGGCGTGCTTCGAAGCGGGGTGCTCCGACCTGGACATCCTCATGGCCATACTCACGGCGGTGGCGGACGGCGTGCATGTGCTCTCGCTCTCCCTCGGTGCCCCGGCCGCCGACTATGTCTCCGACGTCATGGCGATTGGCACGGCCTACGCTGTCACCCAGTTGGTCGTCGTTGTGGCGGCAGCCGGCAACTCGGGCCCGGCGGCAGGCTCGGTCAGCAATGTGGCTCCTTGGATGCTAACGGTGGGTGCTAGCACCATGGACCGAATCTTCCCCGCCGATATCGTCATCGGTGCCAAGACTATCACG GGTCAAAGTCTATCAAACAGCACCCTGCCTGCCAACCAGCCAATTGCGATGATTAGCGGGGAGAATGCCAATGCTGCGGGCCAATCAGTAGCTAGCTC GGTGTCGTGCCTGCCGGGCTccctggaccctgccaaggtggcGGGCAAGATAGTTGTGTGCACAGGATCAAGAGGCCGAGGCGCCAAGGGGCAGGTGGTGAAGCAGGCCGGCGGCGTCGGCATGGTCCTCTGCAACGACGCCGCCAGCGGagccagcatcatcaccgacccgCATATCGTCCCCACGGCTCACTGCTCCTACTCCCAATGCCAGGAGATCTTCAACTACCTCCAGTCCACCGG ATCGCCGTCGGGTTACATCAAGACGAGGGACGCAGAGGTTGGTGTGAAACCGTCGCCGATGATGGCGGCATTCTCATCCCGTGGGCCCAACACCATCACCCCTCAGATCCTCAAG CCTGACATCACGGCGCCAGGCGTGGGCGTGATCGCCGCAGTGAGCGAGGAGGTCTCGCCGACCGGCCTGCTTTCCGACGGCCGCCGTGTCCCCTACGGCGTAATGACCGGCACCTCCATGGCGTGCCCGCACGTGGCGGGCATCGCCGGCTTGCTCAGGGCGAGGTACCCGAAATGGAACCCGAACATGATCTATTCAGCCATCATGACCACAGCCAGCAGGGGAGCCAACGACTACAACGCTATCCGGGACGAGACCGGCGGTGCCGCCACGCCGTTCAGCTACGGCTCGGGCCACGTGAACCCGGCCAGGGCGCTGGACCCGGGCCTGGTGTACGACACCACGACGCACGACTACGCCAACTTCATCTGCTCCATGAAACCCACCAACACCCATGGCCAGCTCCCGGTGTCGCTCCCGCTCCCGCTCGAGGAGCTCTCGACCCTGCTCATTGGCATGTTCGACGGCACCGACTCCAACCCGTTCGAGTGCAGCAAAGGCATCAACCGCCCTGAGGATCTCAACTACCCGTCCATCTCGGTGGCCTGCCTGCCCCGCTCCGGCAGCGCCGTCACCGTGAAGCGCAGGGTGAAGAACGTGGGTGGCGGGGCGGTGACGTACAGGGTGAGCGTCACACAACCGGCCGGGGTGAAGGTCAGCGTGAACCCCAACACGTTGAGCTTCAGTGGGAAGATCGAGGAGGAGAAACACTTCACGGTGACTCTCCTGGTCTATGACGCCACCACGGCTGCCGACTACGTGTTCGGCGGCATGGAGTGGCTAGATGGGAACCACCGTGTATGGAGCCCCATAGTGGCCACCACCAAGTGTGTCTAG